Proteins co-encoded in one Arachis hypogaea cultivar Tifrunner chromosome 11, arahy.Tifrunner.gnm2.J5K5, whole genome shotgun sequence genomic window:
- the LOC112720350 gene encoding uncharacterized protein, translating to MLRSMTTRRGPGRYEKLGKESSTTALLHEEFKRSTSLPAHRTLLSSSRKMGTSALFGNINLQRNPTKRGNGNNNNNGSKKSHPLLSFLDLRKKSKTTARPEFARYVEYLKEGGMWDFKTNKPVIHYT from the coding sequence ATGTTGAGATCAATGACGACGAGGAGAGGCCCTGGGAGATATGAGAAATTAGGTAAAGAATCTTCTACCACTGCGCTGCTTCATGAggaattcaagaggagcacaagtTTGCCTGCTCATAGAACACTATTATCTTCTTCCAGAAAAATGGGTACTTCAGCATTATTTGGGAACATAAATTTGCAAAGAAACCCGACAAAGAGGGGTAAtggtaacaacaacaataatggtagcAAGAAGAGCCACCCACTGCTGAGTTTCTTGGATCTTCGTAAGAAGAGTAAAACAACGGCAAGGCCTGAATTCGCCAGGTATGTTGAGTATCTCAAGGAAGGAGGCATGTGGGATTTCAAAACCAACAAGCCTGTCATTCATTACACTTGA
- the LOC112721034 gene encoding uncharacterized protein, translating to MGDTREETDWRNQNAEDHRGGVVFLGEEDIVEGVQACANSLTGRIFANRQFTMGTMENALTAIWGKPKGIRVTEIKSNVFQFFFDMEEELLRIEQGSPWLFKNFVLHVRRWNIQEEAADNVISKFPVWVQLWGIPEKFKTLESGRKIGESLGKVSDLGFLKLRERKTESSRLGLIFVVRKK from the coding sequence ATGGGCGATACGAGAGAAGAGACTGACTGGAGGAACCAGAATGCAGAAGATCACCGTGGAGGGGTGGTAtttcttggagaagaagataTCGTAGAAGGGGTTCAAGCCTGTGCCAATAGCCTGACAGGCAGAATTTTCGCTAATAGACAATTCACAATGGGCACCATGGAGAATGCATTAACAGCGATCTGGGGTAAGCCAAAAGGAATCAGAGTTACTGAAATAAAATCTAATgtctttcaatttttctttgataTGGAAGAAGAACTACTGAGAATTGAACAAGGCTCTCCTTggctatttaaaaattttgttttgcATGTTAGACGATGGAATATCCAGGAGGAGGCTGCTGACAATGTAATATCTAAATTTCCAGTTTGGGTACAATTGTGGGGGATCCCGGAAAAGTTCAAAACACTGGAATCTGGGAGGAAAATAGGAGAAAGCTTGGGGAAGGTGTCTGATTTGGGTTTTTTGAAGTTAAGGGAAAGGAAAACAGAATCCTCAAGGCTCGGGTTGATATTTGTGGTGAGAAAGAAGTAA